In Candidatus Marinimicrobia bacterium CG08_land_8_20_14_0_20_45_22, the genomic window TTGATTTTCGGATCAATTATATATCTCCTGTATTCTATCTACTTACGTATGTTAAGATCTGCAATCAGCGTCCGGTAACTATCCATGTTTTTCTTTTTCAGATAACTTAACAGATGCTTCCGGCGGCTGACGAGTTTCATCAGTCCGCGACGTGATGCGTGATCTTTTGGGTTGTTTAAAAAATGTTCGGTTAGTTCCTTAATTCTCTGCGTCAAAATTGCGATCTGAGATTCAGCCGATCCCGTATTCTTCGGATCCTGACCGTATTTCTCAACTAACTCTTGCTTGATATCTTTCGTCAATACCATTCAGTTTATCCTCCATTTCATTCTTGATTTTCATACACAACATTTTGTCATTAATCATCTGCTTCTTCAATTCATCAGCAGATTCAAATTTAATTTCATCTCTTAACTTTTTCAATAATTCAACTTCTATTTCTTCGCCGTACAAATCCACCGTTGGCGGATCGAACAGATTGACTTCAATCGAAAACTCCTGTGCGTCAAACGTTTTCCGCGTTCCGAGATTACTCATACCGTAAGATACGGAATTTTTTACATGAACTCTCGAAAAATAAACGCCGAATGCCGGAATAAGCTTTTGCGAATCGTTTGGCAGAATGTTGGCAGTCGGAAAACCCAGCGCGTGTCCGCGTCCGAAACCTTTGATGACTTTTCCAGTCAACGAATACGGCCTTCCAAGCAATTTCCATGCGGCTTCTACTTTTCCATCCAACAGCAATTTTCTAATTGCTGACGATCGCACATGTTCGCCTTCTATCGAAAACATCGAAACGATCTCGACATCGAAACCGCTGAATTTGCTTTTCTCTTGAAGAATTGCCGCATTGCCCGCCCTATCTTTACCAAATCGATAATCATATCCAACGATCACTTTACTAACTTGCAAATGCTCCATCAAAACTGTCAGGATAAATTCTTCCGGTGACATTTTCAAGAATTCTATATCGGTTTGGACAAACAACACCGCGTCTAATTCCGTTTGACTCAGCAAGCGGATTTTTTCCGGAAGCGAAGTCAGAATCGGCAAGACAAAACCATCTGATTGATTTAAAACCTTACGCGGATGCGGATCAAAAGTGACCAGTAGCGATGTGACGCCCATCTTTTTTGCTTCAGTAATAGCGGTTTCAATAATTTTCCGATGCGCCAGATGAAATCCATCAAAAACGCCCAGCGCAATGACGCTTCCCTTGAATCGTTCCGGCAAATTTTCTAACCCGCGAAATACCTGAATCATGCGATGACCGCCTGCTTCGCCGATTCAAACAGACTATCCAATCCGTCGAATGAAATGGCATCGTCCGAACGATAATCGCCGACCTGAACTCTCTTTAAAAAAATCAGATGTCCGACCGTTCCCAACGCCAGAGCAAAATCTTCGCCGAGTTTCCGTATATAAGTTCCGCTAGAACAGGTCACGACGATCTGAATATGCGACGCATCGACGATTTCCGGCTTCAGATCATAGATCATGATCTTTTTCGGTTTCAGCGTAAATTCGACATCGCGTCTCGCTAATTTGTAAGCCCGCTGTCCATCGATTTTTTTCGCCGAGAATCGTGGCGGCGTTTGATCGATCTCACCCAGAAAAGAGAGGCGTATCTTTTCGAGAATTTCGGGTGTTAAAATAGGAACCTCGGAAGAATTAACGACCGAAGTCGTCGGATCGCCACTTTTCGTGGATTGCCCAAGTTTCAAAATACATTCGTACGTTTTCGGACACCGAAGCAGATCGATCATTCGTTTGGTCGCTTGACCCATAAGTACCAACAGAACTCCTTCGGCGAACGGATCGAGCGTGCCACCATGCCCGATTTTCCGAATTCCCGACAAACGCTTAACCTTCCGAACAACGTCATAAGATGAAATCCCTGCCGGTTTATACACATTCAAAATTCGGTCTGTCTGCTGGACGGTTGTCATAAGAATCTAATTTATTGGTGAAGTGATTGAATCAATTTTTCGATTTTCTCGGCATTTTCCTCTGTGTCGTCTTCATAGAAAGACAGTTGCGGCACGCGTCTCAACGAAATATGATTGCCGAGAATACCTCGCGCAAAGGAAGCGCGCGATCGGATTTTTTCCATTCCCGCTTTCCGCTGGTCTGCATTGTGATTCAAAATACTGATGTAAACTTTCGCCGACCGTAAATCGGGCGAGCAAACGACTTTTGTCACCGTCACAAGTCCGTATCCATCACACGGAATGTCTCGAATAAACGCCTCCGCAAGAATGCGCTTGATTTCGTCAGAAACACGCTGAATCCGATAACTGCTTGTCATAACATTTCAATCCTTCTACCCATCACCTGAACTTCAAAGCGGTTCTCGATGAATTGCTCCGCCTTTCGTAAAATATCGTGAACGACGGATGGGTCGTTGCTGATAGTAACAATTCCAATCTGACTGCGGCTCATCTCATCGCCCATTCTAAGTTCGGAAATTGCGACATTGAACCTGCTCCGAACTTGATTTTTAAGGCGACTCAAAATGGAGCGTTTATCCTTTAAAGAGCGTGTCGTAGGCAATAACAAATCCATCTGTAATAAACCGGTTGTCATTTTTTAGTGTAAAGAAATTGATCTTATTCAAGTTTCCTTTTCACGGATTTGATTTCGAAAAATTCGATCCGATCGCCGATTTTATAATCATCATAACCCTCAATCGAAATTCCGCACTCAAACCCTTCTGCTACTTCGCGGGCATCGTCTTTGAACCGCTTCAGCGACTCGACGAAACTTTCGTGCACGACTTTCGCATCACGTTTCAGCCGAGCACGCGCCGTTCGGGTCACCTTACCAGAAACGACATACGAGCCGGCAATCATGCCCTGTTTAGGAATCTTAAAAACTTCACGGACTTCTGCTTCGCCTAACATCTCTTCGATCTTGTCGGGACTTAACATCCCTTCAAGAGCGGCTTTGATGTCATCAATCAATTCGTAAATGATGCTGTAATAACGAATTTCGATATTTTCCTTCTTGGCTTGTTCTTTGACTTTTGGATTTGCAGAAACGTTAAATGCGACGATGACCGCTTCCGACGCTTTCGCTAACAGAACGTCGGACTCTGAAATTTCTCCAGCCGCCATGTGTTTAACACTGACGCTGACTTCCGTATTGCCAAGATCTTTCAATGCGTGGTTAATCGCCTCGGCAGAACCGTCCACATCGCACTTTAGAATAACATTCAACTGTTTAATTTTTCCTTCGGCAATCTTGGCAGAAATCGTATCCAACGACCATTCTTTGAGTTGGCGATTCATTTGTTCGCGCTGAATTTTCTGGCGTTCTATCGCGATTTTACGCGCCAAATGCTCATCCTGAACGACAGAAAACACATCCGCGAGTCCCGGCAATATATCAAAGCCGATAACCACGACTGGATCGGAAGGTTCCGCATGGGTTAGTTTTTGACCACGTTCGTCAAAAAGTGCTCTGACCTTTCCAAAAGCCGCACCGCACACGAATGGGTCTCCGATTTTCAGTGTTCCTTTCTGGATCAATATCGTTGCCGTTGGGCCGTGGCGTCTGTCCATTTTTGATTCAACGATCGTTCCCTGAGCGCTTGTTTCATAATTCGCTTTCAGGTCTAGCATCTCAGATTCGAGCAAAATTAAATCCAGGAGATGATCGATCCCTTTTCCGGTCTTTGCTGATATTTCTGCGTATTGAACTTTCCCCCCCCACGTTTCGACAAGCACATCATTGTCAGCTAGTTCACGTTTGACGCGTTCCGCATCGGCTTCTGGCTTGTCAATTTTGTTAATTGCCACAACGATCGGAACATTCGCGGCTTTCGCGTGGTGAATCGCCTCGATTGTCCGAGGCATCACACCGTCATCTGCGGCAACGATCAACACGACGATATCCGTAATCTGAGCGCCGCGGGCTCGCATCGCTGTAAAAGCTTCGTGTCCCGGCGTATCCAAAAATGTAATCTTCTTTTTATTCGGCAAGATAACCTGATAGGCACCAATGTGCTGTGTAATGCCGCCGAATTCACCGGCTACGACATTCGATCTTCGGATAAAATCCAGCAAAGAGGTCTTTCCATGATCGACATGTCCCATAATAGCGACGACAGGTGCACGAAATTTGGAGTTTTCCAAATCTTCTTCCGTTTGATCAATCTTGAGAAGTTCCTCACCAAACATTGCCACCTGCTCGACCCTGAAACCAAACTCATCGGCAATGATCGTGATCGTGGTAAAATCCAACCGCTGGTTAATGGTAACGAACATTCCCATTTGAATACATTTTTCGATCACATCGGCTGGGCTGACATCCATCAGCGAAGCCAGCGTTTCAACGGAAGCAAATTCGCTGACACGAATTCTATTTGTGATTTCTTCAATCTCTTCTTTATCGCTTCCGCCTTTTTTATATTTTTTATGAATGACTTTCCCGTCTATTTTAGCCATTGTACGACGAATGGAATCATCAACCTTCTTTTCGTCAATATCGGCTCCTTTTTTATTGTGCTTGCCTTTCTTTTGGCTAAAATCTGTCGTTTCCGGTTTCTTCTTCCCAAATTTTTGTGCGAGACGAGATTCGATATCCGAAATGGCGATCCTTCTCAGTTTGCGCTTTTCTTTATCTTTCTTTTTCTTTTCACCTTTGACCTCGATCTCACTCTTAGTGACTGGTTTTCCAATCGTTTTTTCCGATCCAATGGCTTCTTCGACTGATTGTTCTGCAATGATGTCCGTCTTGCGAATTTTTTCACGAACCTGCTCGATCAAAATCGGTTTGATATCGGCGCAAAGTTCAATCACGCATGCGATTGCACTCTGGAAAAGAAGCGCCGCGGATTTCACCACTTCCTCTTCCATTCTCCGACGCTCGAGTTCGGCGGCTTTTTGAGTATCTTCCTGAGCTTTCCGCTTCAGTTCCGCCTCTTTTCTGGCTCTTTCCTTGAGCGCGCGTTCGACAAGAGTCTTTTCCTTGGCGAATTGCTCCAGAATTTTGATATAAGTCAGTTCATCGACCGGAGAATTCACACTTTTGGAAGAACTGCCCTCTTTTGCAAGAAACGAAATGATATCAATATAGGATATATTGAGTTCCTTGGCTATCTCAAAAATTTTCTTTTGTCTTGTCTTCGGTTCGTGATCCATTCAACGCTTTCTATTCTTTTTCCAAATCTACGCCAGTATCTTCATCGGAAACTTGTGTCTTTGCCCTTTCCTCCTTCAGTGCAGTTTTTCCCTCTTCGTCCTCTTCCAAATATTCGTCGACTTCTTTTTCGTATTTTTCGAAATCTTCGGAACTCGCCGTCGCATCTTCAACGGCTCTGCGCGCGTTTTCCAATTCGGCTCTTCGATTTTCTACCGCTTCTGATACCAGTACAAGTACCTTTTCGACTGTCTTCTCGCCGAGACCTTTGATGTTGATCAATTCCTCTTTTGGCGTCGCAAGCAGTTCCTCGGCGGTGTCAATGCCAATACCATACAACAACTTCCAATTATGCTCAGTCAATCCTTCGATGTCTTCCAGATAAATCGTTTCCGATTCAGTCAGCTCATAATCTGAACGTTTAATAGCATCAATTGAATAACCCGTCACTTTCGACGCTAGCCGTATGTTCTGACCATTTTTCCCTATGGCGACGGAAATTTCTTCATCGGGGAAGATCGCCAGTGCGGTTTTCCTTTCCTCATCAATCTCAAGCATGAACGGTTTGGCGGGCGAAAGCGCGCGCGTGATGAGAATTTCCGGTTCACTGCTGTAATTGATTATGTCGATCTTTTCGTTATTTAATTCGCGGACGATCGCCTGAATACGGCTTCCTTTAATGCCGACACAGGCGCCGACGGCGTCGATGCGACGGTCGTTCGATTCAACGATGACCTTGCTTCGGTCGCCAGGATGACGCGCCACCCGTTTGATTTCGATCGTCTTGTCATAGATTTCCGGTACTTCGTTTTCAAAAAGTTTAATCAGAAATTCTTCCGATGCGCGGGAAACGATGATCTCCGGTCCGTTCAGCCCAACTGTCGCTTCTTTGACGATAGATTTGATGCTTTCGCCGCGGCGGTACTTTTCGCCCTGAATCTGTTCTTCGTGCGGCATCTTTATTTCGGCTTTGCCGATGTTGATAAAAATGGCGTCGCGTCTGATTTGATGCACATCGCCGATGATGATCTGCCCGATCTTCTTGGAAAATTCCTCGTAGATCTGGTTCTTTTCTACACTCTGAATTTGCTGATTTAAAATCTGTTTGGCGTGTGTAATCAATCGTCTGCCGAAACTCAGCGGATCGATAATCTCAACAAAATATTCGCCCGCTTCCATATCCGGCTCAGTTAATTTTGCCTGCTCGACGCTGATTTGATACAGGGGATCGGTCACCTCTTGGACGATCAGTTTCCGCTGGTAGATTTCGATCTCGCCTTTATCCATATTGACGATGACGTCGAAGTTTTCGACGCTATTGTACTTTTTTTCG contains:
- a CDS encoding 30S ribosomal protein S15, translated to MVLTKDIKQELVEKYGQDPKNTGSAESQIAILTQRIKELTEHFLNNPKDHASRRGLMKLVSRRKHLLSYLKKKNMDSYRTLIADLNIRK
- the truB gene encoding tRNA pseudouridine(55) synthase TruB; this encodes MTTVQQTDRILNVYKPAGISSYDVVRKVKRLSGIRKIGHGGTLDPFAEGVLLVLMGQATKRMIDLLRCPKTYECILKLGQSTKSGDPTTSVVNSSEVPILTPEILEKIRLSFLGEIDQTPPRFSAKKIDGQRAYKLARRDVEFTLKPKKIMIYDLKPEIVDASHIQIVVTCSSGTYIRKLGEDFALALGTVGHLIFLKRVQVGDYRSDDAISFDGLDSLFESAKQAVIA
- the rbfA gene encoding ribosome-binding factor A, with product MTSSYRIQRVSDEIKRILAEAFIRDIPCDGYGLVTVTKVVCSPDLRSAKVYISILNHNADQRKAGMEKIRSRASFARGILGNHISLRRVPQLSFYEDDTEENAEKIEKLIQSLHQ
- a CDS encoding DUF503 domain-containing protein, which gives rise to MTTGLLQMDLLLPTTRSLKDKRSILSRLKNQVRSRFNVAISELRMGDEMSRSQIGIVTISNDPSVVHDILRKAEQFIENRFEVQVMGRRIEML
- a CDS encoding translation initiation factor IF-2, whose translation is MDHEPKTRQKKIFEIAKELNISYIDIISFLAKEGSSSKSVNSPVDELTYIKILEQFAKEKTLVERALKERARKEAELKRKAQEDTQKAAELERRRMEEEVVKSAALLFQSAIACVIELCADIKPILIEQVREKIRKTDIIAEQSVEEAIGSEKTIGKPVTKSEIEVKGEKKKKDKEKRKLRRIAISDIESRLAQKFGKKKPETTDFSQKKGKHNKKGADIDEKKVDDSIRRTMAKIDGKVIHKKYKKGGSDKEEIEEITNRIRVSEFASVETLASLMDVSPADVIEKCIQMGMFVTINQRLDFTTITIIADEFGFRVEQVAMFGEELLKIDQTEEDLENSKFRAPVVAIMGHVDHGKTSLLDFIRRSNVVAGEFGGITQHIGAYQVILPNKKKITFLDTPGHEAFTAMRARGAQITDIVVLIVAADDGVMPRTIEAIHHAKAANVPIVVAINKIDKPEADAERVKRELADNDVLVETWGGKVQYAEISAKTGKGIDHLLDLILLESEMLDLKANYETSAQGTIVESKMDRRHGPTATILIQKGTLKIGDPFVCGAAFGKVRALFDERGQKLTHAEPSDPVVVIGFDILPGLADVFSVVQDEHLARKIAIERQKIQREQMNRQLKEWSLDTISAKIAEGKIKQLNVILKCDVDGSAEAINHALKDLGNTEVSVSVKHMAAGEISESDVLLAKASEAVIVAFNVSANPKVKEQAKKENIEIRYYSIIYELIDDIKAALEGMLSPDKIEEMLGEAEVREVFKIPKQGMIAGSYVVSGKVTRTARARLKRDAKVVHESFVESLKRFKDDAREVAEGFECGISIEGYDDYKIGDRIEFFEIKSVKRKLE
- the nusA gene encoding transcription termination factor NusA; the encoded protein is MINREIIEAFGAIAREKNVDRADLSDIIQKVFLALIEKKYNSVENFDVIVNMDKGEIEIYQRKLIVQEVTDPLYQISVEQAKLTEPDMEAGEYFVEIIDPLSFGRRLITHAKQILNQQIQSVEKNQIYEEFSKKIGQIIIGDVHQIRRDAIFINIGKAEIKMPHEEQIQGEKYRRGESIKSIVKEATVGLNGPEIIVSRASEEFLIKLFENEVPEIYDKTIEIKRVARHPGDRSKVIVESNDRRIDAVGACVGIKGSRIQAIVRELNNEKIDIINYSSEPEILITRALSPAKPFMLEIDEERKTALAIFPDEEISVAIGKNGQNIRLASKVTGYSIDAIKRSDYELTESETIYLEDIEGLTEHNWKLLYGIGIDTAEELLATPKEELINIKGLGEKTVEKVLVLVSEAVENRRAELENARRAVEDATASSEDFEKYEKEVDEYLEEDEEGKTALKEERAKTQVSDEDTGVDLEKE